GTTACTCGGAAGCCGTCGCGAATTCCTCGACGAGCGTCTCGCAGAACGCCTCGAGGTCGTCCGGATTGCGGCTGGTGATCAGGCCGTCGTCGACGACGACTTCCTCGTCGACCCACTCGCCACCGGCGTTGCGGATGTCTGTCTCGAGGCTGTGGTAGGAGGTCAGCGCTCGCCCGTCGACGACGTCCGCCTCGACCAGGACCCAGGGGCCGTGACAGATCACGCCGATCGGCTTGCCGTCCGACAGGTGCGTTCGAATCAGGTCGATGGCGGCCTCGTTCGCCCGGAGGGTGTCCGCACCTACGGTGCCGCCGGGGACGATCAGTGCATCGTACTCGTCCGCGGAGACCTCGTCGAACGTTCGTTCGATCTCGTACGAGTCGCTGGGCTCGAGGTCGTTGTTGACGGTTTCGCCCGCACCGGTGTCGCTGCCGAGAACGTCGACGGTGGCCCCGGCATCCGTAACGACCTCCTTCGGTTCGGTGAACTCGACCTCTTCGGTGCCCTCCTGTGCGAGGAGTATCCCGACTGTCGTTCCCTCGAGCGGTTGCTGGTCGGTTTCGCTCATTGACGGGGATGACGACCGGTGGACGGACAAGGGTTGGACTTGCCGTTGCAACCGTCCACGTCGTCGCTCGTGGAACTCGTCACGGTACACCCGCCGCGCGCTCGAGAGATCCTGGAATCGGCCGAAACCGGCTTCGAGAGCCTGTCAGAACCCCCTCGAGAGCGCGTGTCTGCAGGATCGACGAACGATCGCCGACGCTGTCGCGCGGCTATGGGATAATCCTGTACTCCACACTCCGTCAGGAGTTGTTGGACCGCGGTGAGGTGGTTCCGAGCCGCCCGATCAGCCGTCGATGTACTGGGATTCCCAGTCTCGACGGTTCGCGATCGCGTCGTGGCCCGTGTCACTGATCGCGTAGTAGTTCGTCCGCCGGTCGAGTTCCCCCTTCTCGACTAGCTCTTTGTTGACGAGGGTGTCGAGATTAGGATACAACCGTCCGTGGTTGATGTCGCTGCTGTAGTACGTCTCGATCTCCTCTTTGATGTCCTGGCCAGATGGCTGGTCTGCTCCTGCGATGACGTACAGGAGGTCTCGCTGAAAGCCGGTCAAATCGTCCATACTTTACCTATCAGTAGCCACCAGTGCCACTCTATTTGTTATCAATCACGTATTACGTCTGTTGCAGCGGTTGTGAACGAGCTAGGCTGCTTGCAGTCGACGTGATCGTTCCTATACGTTCCGTAACTGACTGGTACGATGAGTCTCGTCGAATCGAACGTATACATCTCCCTGCACCGGTCTCAGCCCCCGAAACGGGCGAACACGGCTATCTGATCGTCGAAACAATCGTTTAGCGGCTTTCTATCGCAGTTTCAGACGGTTCGTTATTTGAGACTGTTCACAGTTGGTGAACGCTACCGCACATATTCGGTCCCGGCGTCGATGCCGACCGGAGGACGGGCGCCGACCCGCGATCGTGATCCACGCTCGCCTGCCGCGCGGACACGCGAACGCGGTTCGGATAGTATCGTTTAGGTATCCGCGCTCGAGACGCGGCCTGCATGGACCAGCATCGCGCCGCGCCGTCGATCGCGCAGGTTTCACTGATCGGCCTGTTCGTGGCAGCGCTCGTTACCGCACAGTTGACCGCCTCGAAGGTTCTCGCGTTCGATCTCCCCGCCTCGCTCCCGATCACGGGCGCGGAACTCGTCCTCCCCGGGGCGGCGCTGGCATACGCGTTGACCTTCCTCGCGAGCGACTGCTACACCGAACTGTACGGCCGGCGGGCGGCCCAGATCGTCGTCAACGTTACGTTCGCGCTGAACTTCGTCGTCCTCGCGCTCGTCTGGTCGACGATCGCCGCTCCCGCGGCGGAGGCGAGCGTCGATCCCGACGCGTTCTCGACGGCGCTCGGCGCCTCGACCAACGTCGTCCTCGGCAGCCTCCTCGCGTACCTCGTGAGCCAGAACTGGGACGTCTGGATCTTCCACCGGATTCGCGACTGGACCGGTCGCGAGAAGCTCTGGCTGCGCAACATCGTCTCGACCGGCACCAGCCAGGTGATCGACACCGTCATCTTCGTCTCGGTCGCGTTCGCCATCGCGCCCACCGTCCTCGGCGTCGGCGTGGCCCTCCCGCTCGAGGCGCTCCTCGCCCTGATCGTCGGTCAGTACCTGCTCAAACTCGTGATCGCCGTCCTCGACACGCCGATCGTCTACGCTATCGTCGCGCTCGTCCGGTCCCGGGAGTCGTCCGACTCGGAAGACGCATACACCGCCTGATTCGGTACCGCTCTGAACGGCGAGGATTCAGTAGCCGCTGGAAGTCGCTGCACACCCGATCACACAGCCGTCGTGCGATCGGTGCGGAGATCGTTTCAGTTGGTACTATAGTAGCCGGCGCGCGAGCCACGGGTATGGACGAACGCATCCGCGAACACGCCGAGGTACTGGTCGACTGGAGCGCTCGAGTCGAGGCCGGTGACGACGTCGTCCTCTCGGTCGGCCTCGACGCCCACGAACTGGCCGTCGCCGTCGCCGAG
This DNA window, taken from Natronococcus sp. CG52, encodes the following:
- a CDS encoding DJ-1/PfpI/YhbO family deglycase/protease; the encoded protein is MSETDQQPLEGTTVGILLAQEGTEEVEFTEPKEVVTDAGATVDVLGSDTGAGETVNNDLEPSDSYEIERTFDEVSADEYDALIVPGGTVGADTLRANEAAIDLIRTHLSDGKPIGVICHGPWVLVEADVVDGRALTSYHSLETDIRNAGGEWVDEEVVVDDGLITSRNPDDLEAFCETLVEEFATASE
- a CDS encoding queuosine precursor transporter, translating into MDQHRAAPSIAQVSLIGLFVAALVTAQLTASKVLAFDLPASLPITGAELVLPGAALAYALTFLASDCYTELYGRRAAQIVVNVTFALNFVVLALVWSTIAAPAAEASVDPDAFSTALGASTNVVLGSLLAYLVSQNWDVWIFHRIRDWTGREKLWLRNIVSTGTSQVIDTVIFVSVAFAIAPTVLGVGVALPLEALLALIVGQYLLKLVIAVLDTPIVYAIVALVRSRESSDSEDAYTA
- a CDS encoding PadR family transcriptional regulator; this translates as MDDLTGFQRDLLYVIAGADQPSGQDIKEEIETYYSSDINHGRLYPNLDTLVNKELVEKGELDRRTNYYAISDTGHDAIANRRDWESQYIDG